Proteins from a single region of Pleurocapsa minor HA4230-MV1:
- the mtnB gene encoding methylthioribulose 1-phosphate dehydratase, with translation MNESDPRPFLIDAAQQFYQRRWMYGTAGNLSARLNDGSFWITASGRAKGNLTERDFVRLVPSENDLILAIEQPQPPPSPSAETSIHQAIYQLFPAVRACFHVHSIEANLVANQAVAGELALPPLEMLKGFGLWQEHPQVAIPVFTNHLEVPKIAQEIVDRFSTLPPSVPALLIANHGVTVWGDSLLETFQRLEIAEYIFSYMVLQKKNT, from the coding sequence ATGAACGAATCAGACCCTCGTCCCTTTTTGATCGATGCCGCCCAGCAATTTTATCAACGACGATGGATGTACGGTACGGCGGGGAATTTATCCGCCAGATTGAACGATGGTAGTTTTTGGATTACAGCCAGTGGTCGTGCCAAAGGAAATTTAACCGAACGCGATTTTGTCCGTTTAGTCCCCAGTGAAAACGATTTGATTTTGGCTATAGAGCAACCACAGCCACCACCTTCCCCTTCGGCAGAAACCAGTATCCATCAGGCTATTTACCAGCTTTTCCCCGCCGTCCGCGCTTGCTTTCACGTTCATTCGATTGAAGCAAACTTAGTAGCCAACCAGGCAGTAGCGGGCGAACTGGCTTTACCACCCTTAGAAATGCTCAAAGGCTTTGGTCTGTGGCAAGAGCATCCCCAAGTCGCCATACCTGTTTTTACCAACCATTTAGAAGTACCCAAAATCGCCCAGGAGATTGTCGATCGCTTTTCTACTCTGCCACCGTCAGTCCCTGCCCTACTCATTGCCAATCATGGGGTCACAGTCTGGGGAGATTCGCTGCTGGAGACCTTTCAGCGACTAGAGATTGCTGAATACATTTTTTCTTACATGGTCTTACAGAAAAAAAACACTTAA